A single genomic interval of Persephonella atlantica harbors:
- the fliS gene encoding flagellar export chaperone FliS yields MSNPYSAYVKNMDNISSKEELLVKVLEEIISNLNVAMYALEEGDIKTKAETLTKVTDAIAILQASLDMEKGGEIAQNLSRLYDFCIEELLKANANNQIQHIKNVIEVIQPIYEGFKGALENIRN; encoded by the coding sequence ATGTCAAACCCCTATTCAGCTTACGTTAAAAATATGGACAATATCTCTTCTAAGGAAGAATTGTTAGTGAAAGTTTTAGAAGAGATAATCAGCAATCTAAATGTGGCAATGTATGCGTTAGAAGAAGGAGACATAAAAACGAAAGCTGAAACATTAACAAAGGTTACTGACGCTATTGCAATTCTGCAGGCTTCCCTTGACATGGAAAAAGGTGGAGAAATTGCCCAGAACCTGAGCAGACTTTATGACTTTTGTATAGAAGAACTGCTGAAGGCAAATGCAAATAACCAGATACAGCACATAAAAAACGTTATAGAGGTTATACAGCCTATATATGAAGGCTTCAAAGGAGCCCTTGAGAACATAAGGAACTAA
- the fliD gene encoding flagellar filament capping protein FliD, translated as MAGEFYISGISGTGFDYQAYLAKYQELKMIPVKMLQADQTKLMAKQEAINSIKSKLNAFLDPLTALQGDSIYNTKKAVLSNPDVASVSVTQDALETSYTLQVNQLAQANSFKVGTINTISDINAKITASGSLTINYLKDGVSSSLTIDYQNKSLKEIMDEINQSQDLQASIINVGSSSSPDYQLIVMSKNTGVNNRITGIDDAANPGDDSAGVFSENTSKTYETVSAQDAQIVLNGITFSSSTNSFDNIITGVSITVKDVGTTDLTITQDTGSIKSKLEKIIDGYNQLLQTVQKATGKDAPLAGESSLNSMVSSIFRIISDSLGKYGIIDTASNDAETTKGLLKINSEAFDEFIKNPEAKTVLQNFASSLENYINTYTDNVSRISTNYSNRIRDIDERINRMTVNINKEIESMRMKFARLEVYLSEMQALQLRIQNFAAGLQLNNQQNNNQ; from the coding sequence ATGGCCGGAGAATTTTATATTAGCGGCATATCTGGAACAGGTTTTGACTATCAGGCTTATCTTGCCAAGTATCAGGAACTTAAAATGATTCCTGTTAAGATGCTTCAGGCAGACCAGACAAAACTGATGGCAAAACAGGAAGCCATAAACTCCATAAAAAGCAAGCTAAACGCATTTCTTGACCCCTTGACTGCTCTACAGGGAGATTCTATATACAACACAAAAAAGGCAGTTTTATCAAATCCAGATGTCGCCTCTGTCTCTGTTACTCAGGATGCTTTAGAAACTTCCTATACACTTCAGGTGAATCAGCTTGCACAGGCAAACTCTTTTAAAGTGGGAACTATTAACACGATTTCTGACATTAATGCAAAGATAACTGCATCTGGCAGTTTAACAATAAATTATTTGAAGGACGGTGTGTCTTCTTCTCTTACTATAGACTATCAAAACAAATCTCTCAAAGAGATTATGGATGAGATTAATCAGTCTCAAGACCTGCAGGCATCTATTATAAATGTGGGAAGTTCCTCCTCTCCTGATTATCAACTTATAGTTATGTCTAAAAATACAGGTGTGAACAACCGTATAACAGGTATAGACGATGCAGCAAATCCGGGAGATGATTCTGCTGGAGTGTTCAGTGAAAATACATCAAAAACCTATGAAACAGTTTCTGCTCAGGATGCACAGATAGTTTTAAATGGAATAACATTCAGTTCTTCCACTAACAGTTTTGACAACATAATAACAGGAGTAAGTATAACTGTTAAGGATGTTGGGACAACAGACTTAACTATAACTCAGGATACAGGGAGTATAAAGAGCAAATTAGAGAAAATAATAGACGGATACAACCAGCTGCTCCAAACTGTGCAGAAAGCTACAGGTAAAGATGCTCCCCTGGCAGGGGAAAGCAGTCTAAACAGCATGGTCTCGTCAATATTCAGAATTATATCAGATAGTTTAGGTAAATACGGTATCATAGATACAGCCAGTAATGATGCCGAGACGACAAAAGGTCTTTTAAAAATAAACAGTGAAGCTTTTGATGAATTTATAAAAAATCCAGAAGCTAAAACAGTCCTACAAAACTTTGCAAGTAGTTTAGAAAATTACATAAACACTTATACTGATAATGTTTCAAGAATTAGCACAAATTACAGTAACAGAATAAGAGATATAGACGAAAGGATAAACAGAATGACTGTTAACATAAACAAAGAGATAGAAAGTATGAGGATGAAATTTGCAAGATTAGAAGTCTATCTGTCTGAAATGCAAGCTCTACAGCTCAGAATACAGAATTTTGCTGCAGGTCTGCAGCTAAATAACCAGCAAAATAACAACCAGTAA
- a CDS encoding flagellar protein FlaG: MDIKAISGTQASINMNAQNVEALDRAQIQKTQKQGNFQIEQQQRELPQEVIKQAVENLNKKLNMLNSQLKVEIDKDTGIKVVKIVDKDTKEVIRQIPPEVILKIAKYLDEVTGLLFNEKV, from the coding sequence ATGGATATAAAAGCAATCTCTGGCACACAGGCAAGCATTAATATGAATGCTCAAAATGTTGAAGCCCTTGACAGAGCTCAGATTCAAAAAACCCAGAAACAGGGAAACTTTCAGATTGAACAGCAACAAAGAGAACTTCCTCAGGAAGTGATAAAGCAGGCTGTAGAAAATCTGAACAAAAAACTTAATATGCTAAACTCTCAGCTAAAGGTGGAGATTGATAAAGACACAGGTATAAAGGTGGTAAAGATTGTTGACAAAGATACGAAGGAAGTTATAAGACAGATTCCCCCTGAGGTGATACTAAAAATAGCAAAATATCTTGACGAAGTTACAGGCTTACTTTTTAATGAGAAGGTATAG
- a CDS encoding flagellin yields MALRINYNFQAEFTHVNILKTERNLNTSLERLATGYRINSAKDDAAGLFIADQLNLVAKALDQGSRNAQDGISAAQIAEASLSQIYEKLTDMYTKAQQAATDTNDANARLALQRDIQKLVDAIDRISAAAEFNGINLLDGTFKDKVIHYGARADQTLTMSIDSARAADLGAYVVSGTGGNKSAADTLVNNINASDFEFETTETINIAGVTLTPTADEITDAKRIADFVNGNTILQELGIEATAKNKSVANQTWNNITVDTGDSVTISVFVGPEETADFSITYNAGEVITLDDLVSKINSQASAAGLNLRASAVDNKLVLETDGETIGIEIAKTGTGNTTTIDLNRFIQVDTNQQVASGSAGTVSGVRVGSIDILGPNSYNYDLTGISGGLGVTAATGSATMNNLNALDVTNNTSAELAMKVINITIKKVDSLRSSLGSIQINLQAIIDNNDFSATQTREAESRIRNVDFAKEMSNFTKQQTLMQSGMAMLAQANQLPQLVLQLLR; encoded by the coding sequence ATGGCACTCAGAATTAACTACAACTTTCAGGCAGAGTTCACCCACGTGAACATATTAAAAACAGAGAGAAACCTGAATACCTCTCTGGAAAGACTTGCTACAGGTTACAGGATTAATTCAGCAAAAGACGATGCTGCAGGACTGTTTATTGCTGACCAGCTGAACTTGGTGGCAAAAGCTCTTGACCAGGGTTCAAGAAACGCTCAGGACGGTATTTCTGCTGCACAGATAGCAGAAGCTTCACTTTCACAGATTTATGAAAAACTAACTGACATGTACACCAAAGCCCAGCAGGCAGCTACTGATACTAACGATGCAAATGCAAGACTTGCTCTCCAGAGGGACATTCAAAAACTAGTAGATGCTATTGACAGAATTTCAGCAGCTGCAGAATTTAACGGAATTAACCTTCTTGACGGAACATTTAAAGACAAAGTAATTCATTATGGAGCAAGGGCTGACCAGACATTGACCATGTCTATAGATAGTGCAAGGGCTGCTGATTTGGGAGCTTATGTGGTAAGCGGAACAGGTGGAAACAAAAGTGCTGCAGATACCCTTGTAAACAACATCAATGCGTCAGATTTTGAGTTTGAAACTACTGAGACAATCAATATTGCAGGAGTAACCCTTACGCCAACTGCTGATGAAATAACAGATGCAAAAAGGATAGCAGATTTTGTTAACGGCAACACAATTCTTCAAGAACTTGGTATAGAAGCAACAGCTAAAAACAAAAGTGTTGCCAACCAAACGTGGAATAACATAACTGTTGATACTGGGGATTCTGTCACTATAAGTGTATTTGTAGGGCCAGAAGAGACAGCAGATTTCTCTATTACTTACAATGCAGGTGAGGTGATAACATTAGATGACCTTGTAAGTAAAATAAACTCTCAGGCTTCTGCTGCTGGTTTAAACCTGAGGGCAAGTGCAGTTGATAATAAGCTTGTATTAGAAACTGACGGAGAAACAATAGGTATTGAGATAGCCAAAACAGGAACAGGAAATACTACAACTATAGATTTAAACAGATTTATACAGGTTGACACAAACCAGCAGGTTGCTTCAGGTAGTGCTGGAACAGTATCAGGAGTAAGAGTGGGAAGTATAGATATCCTCGGCCCTAACAGCTATAACTATGACTTAACAGGAATTTCTGGTGGATTGGGAGTTACAGCAGCTACAGGTTCGGCTACAATGAATAATTTAAATGCCTTAGACGTTACAAATAATACATCTGCAGAGCTTGCTATGAAAGTTATAAATATCACTATCAAAAAAGTTGACTCTCTCCGTTCTTCTCTTGGTTCTATACAGATTAACCTGCAAGCTATCATAGACAACAACGACTTCTCTGCAACTCAAACAAGGGAAGCTGAATCCCGTATCAGAAACGTTGACTTTGCAAAAGAGATGTCCAACTTCACAAAACAACAAACTCTCATGCAGTCTGGTATGGCAATGCTTGCTCAGGCAAATCAGCTTCCACAGCTCGTTCTCCAGCTTCTCAGATAA
- a CDS encoding NAD(P)/FAD-dependent oxidoreductase, translating to MAKVVVVGAGFAGHYAALILADALKGKGSHEITVISRVPKFTYIPSLVWVGIAKMNSEDVQFDLQPVYNKLGISFIHGAATEVHPDEQYVVVEKPDGSTQQVSYDYLLMATGPYLNFEGTPGLGPDKGFTHSICTPPHATKAASAYLELVSRMEKGDKVKIVIGTGHGAATCQGAAFEYISNVHNDLVDRGLRDRAEILWVSNEPALGDFGIDGLEFRHGGQIFKGEEVLEFLFEKYGIKYQIKSAVKKVDEKKIYTIDVDGNENEIEYDFAMLIPQFKAQPIKWIDKDGNDITDKICNPAGFVKVDAVYGKPYDELDGPDWPRTYQNPTYKNVFAAGIAFAPPGPLSRPSQAPDGTPIAPAPPRTGYTAELSGKAAALNIVDMIEGREPSHTASMAETPGLCVASLKHSLTTGEAVTIAIYPVARNRAAFPEYGRDLDNCVAEVGLAGAWFKYFLHHAFLYKLQAKPGWKLIP from the coding sequence ATGGCAAAGGTAGTGGTTGTAGGGGCAGGATTTGCAGGTCATTACGCAGCATTAATTTTAGCTGATGCCCTGAAAGGTAAGGGCTCTCACGAAATCACTGTTATCAGCCGTGTTCCTAAATTCACTTACATTCCTTCTCTTGTATGGGTAGGAATTGCAAAGATGAACTCAGAAGACGTTCAGTTTGACCTTCAGCCAGTTTACAACAAGTTGGGTATCAGCTTCATCCACGGAGCTGCAACAGAGGTTCATCCTGACGAGCAGTACGTTGTTGTTGAAAAACCTGATGGAAGCACTCAGCAGGTCAGTTATGACTATCTCCTTATGGCAACAGGTCCATACCTGAACTTTGAAGGAACACCTGGGCTGGGACCAGACAAAGGGTTTACCCACTCTATCTGTACACCTCCACACGCAACAAAAGCAGCTTCAGCTTATCTTGAGCTGGTCAGCAGAATGGAAAAGGGAGACAAAGTAAAAATTGTTATAGGGACAGGACACGGTGCAGCCACATGTCAGGGTGCTGCATTTGAATACATATCTAACGTTCATAACGACCTTGTTGATAGAGGTTTGAGAGATAGGGCTGAAATTCTGTGGGTTTCCAATGAACCTGCTTTAGGAGATTTTGGAATTGATGGTCTTGAGTTCAGACACGGCGGCCAGATTTTTAAAGGGGAAGAGGTTCTTGAATTCCTGTTTGAAAAATACGGCATAAAGTACCAGATAAAATCTGCTGTTAAAAAGGTTGATGAGAAAAAGATTTACACAATAGACGTTGACGGAAATGAGAACGAAATAGAGTACGATTTTGCAATGCTTATTCCACAGTTTAAGGCTCAGCCTATCAAATGGATTGACAAAGATGGAAATGACATTACAGATAAAATCTGTAATCCTGCAGGATTTGTTAAGGTTGACGCTGTTTACGGCAAGCCTTATGACGAATTAGACGGTCCAGACTGGCCGAGAACCTACCAGAACCCAACTTACAAAAATGTGTTTGCTGCAGGTATTGCATTTGCTCCTCCGGGACCTCTATCAAGACCATCTCAGGCTCCAGACGGAACACCCATTGCACCAGCACCTCCAAGAACAGGTTACACTGCGGAGCTTTCAGGTAAGGCAGCAGCCCTGAACATTGTTGATATGATTGAAGGTAGAGAGCCATCTCACACAGCATCAATGGCTGAAACACCAGGGCTTTGTGTAGCATCTCTCAAACACAGCCTGACAACAGGAGAAGCTGTAACAATTGCTATTTACCCTGTTGCAAGAAATAGGGCTGCATTCCCTGAATACGGTAGAGATTTAGACAACTGTGTGGCAGAGGTTGGTCTTGCAGGAGCATGGTTTAAGTACTTCCTGCATCACGCATTCCTTTACAAACTCCAGGCCAAACCTGGATGGAAACTGATACCTTAA
- a CDS encoding ATP-dependent Clp protease adaptor ClpS, whose product MAVGFETEVEKKVEIGIPAKVVVYNDDWHTFDEVIYQIMKATKCDLQTAEALTWEIHTKGKAVVFEGDLEEALYVQNVLEEIDLSVEVIL is encoded by the coding sequence ATGGCGGTAGGATTTGAAACAGAAGTAGAAAAAAAGGTAGAGATAGGTATCCCTGCAAAGGTTGTTGTTTATAACGATGACTGGCATACCTTTGATGAAGTGATATACCAGATTATGAAGGCAACAAAGTGTGACCTTCAGACAGCAGAGGCACTCACGTGGGAAATTCACACAAAAGGTAAAGCTGTAGTTTTTGAAGGAGACTTGGAAGAAGCCCTGTATGTTCAGAATGTCCTTGAAGAGATAGACCTTTCTGTGGAGGTGATTTTATAA
- the nadD gene encoding nicotinate (nicotinamide) nucleotide adenylyltransferase encodes MVGLYGGSFDPVHIGHLRIAEDVREYYGLDRIIFVPAYHSPLKRKSRASASDRLHMLKISIQYNPFFDIDDLEIKRKGKSYTIDTIKHYTQLLDHIPVFIVGTDAFLTLHRWKNPQELICLTNFIVLGRGKDTQEKVKSYVSKNFPSIKFSNSSRINRKRPSHIYFFDSRRIDISSTEIRRRVKAGKSIKYLVLPEVEKYILLKKLYRG; translated from the coding sequence ATGGTTGGACTGTATGGCGGAAGTTTTGACCCTGTTCATATAGGTCATCTCAGGATAGCTGAGGATGTAAGGGAGTATTATGGATTAGACAGGATTATATTTGTCCCTGCGTACCATTCTCCCCTAAAAAGAAAAAGCAGAGCATCAGCATCAGATAGACTGCATATGCTGAAGATAAGTATTCAGTACAATCCTTTTTTTGATATAGATGATTTAGAGATAAAAAGAAAAGGAAAGTCTTACACTATTGACACTATAAAGCATTATACACAGCTATTAGACCACATACCTGTTTTTATTGTTGGGACAGATGCATTTTTAACACTCCACAGATGGAAAAATCCTCAGGAGCTGATCTGTCTTACAAACTTTATAGTTTTAGGTAGAGGTAAGGATACACAGGAAAAAGTAAAAAGTTACGTCAGCAAAAATTTTCCCAGCATAAAGTTTTCAAACAGTAGCAGGATAAACAGGAAAAGACCTTCTCACATTTACTTTTTTGACAGCCGTAGAATAGATATATCATCAACAGAAATAAGAAGAAGAGTAAAGGCAGGAAAATCTATAAAATATCTTGTTTTACCAGAGGTTGAAAAATATATTTTATTAAAAAAACTGTACCGGGGCTGA
- a CDS encoding Do family serine endopeptidase: MKRHLYMLVLFLVAFKFGFATSLMQQLEQERIQLVDRVSPAVATIFTIREVKVVNPFAGSPFGEFFGIPNVPEFKERQEGLGSGFIVKVDDKKKLVYLLTNNHVVENAQNIKVQFKNGIVLDGKIIGTDKLSDIAVVAVPFKEGIQEYAKKHKLKLGDSDSLKPGMTVIAIGSPLGLTGTVTMGIISALDRSLPGHPGEGFIQTDAAINPGNSGGPLINLQGEVVGINTAIIAGAQGLGFAVPVSQAKWVMEQILKYGKVKRSKIGVIIQPLTPELAKHFGVKKGVLVSQVVKDGPAAKAGIKSGDIIIAVNDKPVSKISQLQKYVMRNPPGTKLKITVIRNGQKKDIYVITTSWDGEEVTPASMQDMEAKYGIIVKDITPELVERYRIPKVPYGVFVLGVKYGSIAEEAGIRSGDVILTINRKPVRSAKDFWKAIKKAEKKNEDSVLLFIQRGNSQIYTVLPIIKTEKK, translated from the coding sequence ATGAAACGGCATCTTTATATGTTGGTTTTATTCCTTGTTGCCTTTAAGTTTGGTTTTGCTACCTCTTTGATGCAGCAGTTAGAACAGGAGAGAATCCAGCTTGTTGACAGGGTTTCTCCAGCAGTTGCAACAATATTCACCATCAGAGAGGTTAAGGTCGTAAATCCTTTTGCAGGAAGCCCTTTTGGAGAGTTTTTTGGAATTCCTAACGTTCCAGAGTTTAAAGAAAGACAGGAAGGTCTCGGTTCTGGATTTATTGTGAAGGTGGATGACAAGAAAAAACTTGTTTATTTGCTAACAAACAATCATGTTGTTGAGAATGCCCAGAACATAAAGGTTCAGTTTAAAAACGGTATTGTGTTAGACGGTAAAATCATAGGAACAGATAAGCTCAGTGATATTGCTGTGGTTGCTGTTCCTTTCAAGGAAGGGATACAGGAGTATGCAAAGAAACATAAACTGAAGTTAGGTGATTCAGACAGTCTAAAGCCGGGAATGACTGTTATTGCTATCGGTAGCCCTTTAGGTTTAACAGGAACAGTGACAATGGGTATCATATCTGCTCTGGACAGGTCTCTGCCGGGACATCCTGGAGAAGGATTTATCCAGACAGATGCTGCCATAAATCCGGGAAATTCAGGGGGGCCTCTGATTAACCTTCAAGGTGAGGTTGTAGGGATAAATACTGCCATTATAGCTGGAGCACAGGGTCTGGGATTTGCCGTTCCTGTAAGTCAGGCAAAATGGGTTATGGAACAGATACTCAAATACGGAAAAGTAAAAAGAAGTAAAATCGGCGTAATTATTCAGCCCTTAACACCAGAGCTTGCAAAACATTTTGGTGTTAAAAAGGGAGTTCTTGTATCACAGGTTGTAAAAGATGGTCCTGCTGCAAAAGCAGGTATCAAGTCAGGGGATATCATTATTGCCGTTAACGATAAACCTGTTTCCAAAATATCACAGCTTCAAAAGTATGTGATGAGGAATCCTCCCGGAACAAAACTGAAAATAACAGTTATCAGAAATGGACAGAAAAAGGATATATACGTAATAACAACATCTTGGGATGGAGAAGAGGTCACACCTGCAAGTATGCAGGACATGGAAGCTAAATACGGAATTATTGTGAAAGACATAACCCCTGAGCTTGTGGAAAGATACAGAATACCTAAAGTGCCTTACGGCGTGTTTGTTTTAGGAGTAAAATACGGCTCTATAGCAGAAGAAGCCGGTATAAGAAGTGGAGATGTTATACTTACCATAAACAGAAAACCTGTAAGGTCAGCAAAGGATTTCTGGAAAGCTATTAAAAAAGCAGAAAAGAAAAACGAAGATTCAGTTCTTCTGTTTATACAGAGAGGAAACTCTCAGATATACACAGTTCTGCCTATTATAAAGACAGAAAAGAAATGA
- a CDS encoding HAD-IIA family hydrolase encodes MEIKGFLIDLDGVLTKDEKFSPIDGAVSFIKFLKKKNIPFVIATSNSRFPPEEICRKLKVHGFDIEIDNIISPLVIAPEVLRREGIKSLFVVGSESLKDFLRRKGFKVIDSPEVDGILIGLDKKFNFQKMKIGTTALKIYGAKLYALNNNIISRDDDGLLFPGVGTVARMFSQTCQCNRDFKHFGKMGEEYNRVVFERLGKKEGVAMISDDIFVDLKGYKTLGLKTIFVTTGKYAEKEAKDKDFVDMIVHNLMEIPDRIKIDTKN; translated from the coding sequence ATGGAAATAAAAGGATTTTTAATAGACCTTGACGGTGTTCTTACAAAGGATGAAAAATTTTCCCCTATAGATGGAGCAGTCAGCTTTATAAAGTTTTTAAAGAAAAAAAATATACCTTTTGTGATAGCAACAAGCAACTCCCGATTTCCTCCTGAGGAGATTTGCAGAAAGCTGAAAGTCCACGGCTTTGATATAGAGATAGATAATATCATTTCTCCTCTTGTTATAGCTCCAGAGGTTCTCCGTAGAGAAGGTATAAAAAGTTTATTTGTAGTAGGTTCTGAAAGTTTGAAAGATTTTCTGAGAAGAAAAGGATTTAAAGTTATTGACAGCCCAGAAGTTGATGGCATACTGATAGGACTTGACAAGAAATTTAACTTTCAGAAGATGAAGATAGGAACAACAGCTCTGAAGATTTACGGTGCAAAGCTGTATGCTCTGAATAATAACATTATATCCAGAGATGACGACGGTCTGCTTTTTCCCGGAGTGGGAACTGTTGCCAGAATGTTTTCACAGACCTGTCAGTGTAATCGAGACTTTAAACATTTTGGTAAAATGGGAGAGGAGTACAACAGAGTCGTCTTTGAGAGATTGGGAAAAAAAGAAGGTGTTGCAATGATAAGTGATGACATATTCGTTGACCTGAAAGGTTATAAAACACTGGGATTAAAAACAATTTTTGTGACGACAGGAAAGTATGCAGAAAAAGAAGCTAAAGATAAGGATTTTGTTGATATGATTGTTCACAACTTAATGGAAATACCTGACAGGATAAAAATTGATACAAAAAATTAA
- a CDS encoding UbiA-like polyprenyltransferase produces the protein MIQKIKLYGQLIKFEHTIFALPFVFASVFIVEKGIPPLDKIFWIVVAAVAGRTAGMAFNRFFDLPFDRLNPRTKNWVSVTGAVKAGEILALAVISSVILVFAAYKLNKLAFYLSPVALLLLIIYPLGKRFTNFVHLLLGAVYFIIPIAVSVALKGTVEISAVFLGLGMAFWVAGFDIFYALQDIEFDRKAGVHSIPAKYGIKKAILFARIFHLLTFIFLILTGYYGGLGYIYYGGLVILTGFLIYEHSIIKENDLSKINVAFFTVNGYVSILYMVFVILDLWLG, from the coding sequence TTGATACAAAAAATTAAACTGTACGGACAGCTTATCAAGTTTGAACATACGATTTTTGCTCTGCCGTTTGTGTTTGCGTCTGTTTTTATAGTAGAAAAGGGTATTCCTCCATTAGATAAAATATTCTGGATAGTTGTTGCAGCAGTTGCAGGAAGAACAGCAGGAATGGCATTTAACAGGTTTTTTGACCTTCCATTTGACAGGCTAAATCCCAGAACAAAAAACTGGGTGTCTGTTACAGGGGCAGTTAAGGCAGGGGAGATACTTGCTCTGGCAGTAATATCTTCGGTTATATTAGTGTTTGCTGCATACAAGCTGAATAAATTAGCATTTTATCTGTCTCCTGTTGCGCTACTACTACTTATTATTTATCCTTTAGGGAAAAGGTTTACCAATTTTGTCCATCTGCTACTTGGAGCTGTCTATTTTATAATTCCTATTGCTGTTTCTGTAGCACTAAAAGGAACTGTAGAGATTTCGGCAGTTTTTTTAGGTCTTGGAATGGCATTCTGGGTTGCTGGTTTTGATATATTTTACGCACTGCAGGATATAGAATTTGACAGAAAAGCAGGAGTTCATTCAATACCTGCAAAATACGGAATAAAAAAGGCTATTTTATTTGCTAGAATTTTTCATCTCCTTACCTTTATTTTTCTTATTCTCACAGGTTATTATGGGGGATTAGGATACATATATTACGGTGGTCTTGTGATTTTAACGGGATTTTTGATTTATGAGCACTCCATTATAAAAGAAAACGACCTGTCAAAAATTAACGTAGCATTTTTTACAGTTAACGGATATGTAAGCATTCTGTATATGGTGTTTGTGATACTTGACCTGTGGCTTGGCTGA
- the fabZ gene encoding 3-hydroxyacyl-ACP dehydratase FabZ produces the protein MSADFQDILEIKKVLPHRYPFLLIDRILELDIENLKVKALKNVTANEEFFNGHFPEFPVMPGVLIIEAMAQAGAYLMIKKAKKEGVEENFTVLFAGIDSAKFRKPVVPGDQIIFEIEGINIKKSMGKIKAVAKVDGQVVCEAVLMAALKKG, from the coding sequence ATGTCTGCTGACTTTCAGGATATATTAGAGATAAAAAAAGTTCTTCCCCACAGGTATCCGTTCCTCTTGATAGACAGGATATTAGAGCTTGACATAGAAAATCTAAAGGTTAAAGCCCTGAAAAATGTCACAGCAAACGAAGAGTTCTTCAACGGTCATTTTCCAGAGTTTCCTGTGATGCCTGGAGTTTTGATCATTGAAGCAATGGCTCAGGCTGGTGCATATCTGATGATAAAAAAAGCTAAAAAAGAAGGAGTAGAGGAAAACTTTACTGTTCTATTTGCTGGTATAGACAGCGCAAAATTCAGAAAACCTGTCGTTCCCGGAGACCAGATAATATTTGAGATTGAAGGGATAAATATCAAAAAAAGCATGGGAAAGATAAAAGCTGTTGCAAAGGTTGATGGTCAGGTTGTGTGTGAGGCAGTTTTGATGGCAGCACTGAAAAAGGGTTAA
- the radC gene encoding RadC family protein, giving the protein MGFKKVLYRKKIKELPEELLPREKALRYGIESLSDVELLAILLGQGTKDMNVLGLADKILQGKSLESLKNITLEELLKIKGIGKAKALQVLAISEILKRIEEEEEKLLFSSPDDVYKHIKWLAKEKQEKMIAIYTNTMNQFLGEETVAIGSVNVVNVKPRDIFIPALRYNAYGIILVHNHPEGECEPSKEDIQFTQMIKNLSIQMGFELLDHIIVCKKGYFSFASNRAI; this is encoded by the coding sequence ATGGGTTTTAAGAAAGTCCTTTACAGAAAAAAGATAAAAGAACTTCCAGAAGAACTCCTTCCAAGGGAAAAAGCATTAAGGTACGGTATAGAATCTCTGTCTGATGTTGAGCTTCTTGCCATTTTGCTGGGACAGGGAACAAAGGATATGAATGTTTTGGGACTTGCTGATAAGATACTTCAGGGTAAATCTTTAGAAAGCTTGAAAAATATAACGTTAGAAGAACTGTTAAAAATCAAAGGCATCGGAAAAGCAAAAGCACTGCAGGTTCTTGCAATTTCTGAAATACTCAAAAGGATTGAAGAAGAGGAAGAAAAGCTACTATTCAGCAGTCCTGATGATGTTTATAAGCATATAAAATGGCTTGCAAAAGAAAAACAGGAGAAGATGATAGCTATTTATACAAACACAATGAACCAGTTTCTTGGTGAAGAAACTGTTGCAATAGGCTCTGTAAATGTTGTAAATGTTAAGCCGAGAGACATATTCATACCTGCCCTTCGCTACAATGCTTATGGTATCATTCTTGTTCATAACCATCCAGAAGGGGAATGTGAGCCGTCTAAAGAGGACATTCAGTTTACCCAGATGATTAAAAATCTCAGTATTCAGATGGGATTTGAGCTTTTAGACCATATAATTGTGTGTAAAAAAGGTTATTTCTCCTTTGCATCCAACAGGGCAATTTAA